Proteins from a single region of Desulfovibrio sp.:
- a CDS encoding ABC transporter ATP-binding protein: MKPVLEVQELSQDFGGLRALNELSLTVNSGEIVALIGPNGAGKTTFFNCVTGIYTPTEGKMFLHDSQGEPQLLNGKKPHTITAMGMARTFQNIRLFGDMTVLENVMIGRHCRTRAGVVGAILRDGRTRREEQESIDASYALLELVRLQDFWNEAARNLPYGAQRRLEIARALATEPHMLLLDEPAAGMNPQETNELKELVCSIRDDQQLSILLIEHDMGMVMSLSDRIYVMEYGSCIATGKPEEIRANPRVIKAYLGESDA, translated from the coding sequence TACTTGAAGTGCAGGAGCTTTCTCAGGATTTTGGCGGCCTGCGCGCGCTCAACGAGCTGTCGCTCACGGTCAACAGCGGTGAGATTGTGGCCCTTATCGGCCCCAACGGCGCGGGCAAGACCACGTTTTTCAATTGCGTGACGGGCATCTACACCCCCACAGAGGGCAAGATGTTTCTGCACGACAGCCAGGGCGAGCCGCAACTGCTCAACGGCAAGAAGCCCCACACCATCACCGCCATGGGCATGGCCCGCACCTTTCAGAATATCCGCCTTTTCGGCGACATGACTGTGCTCGAAAACGTCATGATAGGCCGTCACTGCCGCACCAGGGCTGGCGTTGTGGGGGCCATCCTGCGGGACGGGCGCACCCGGCGTGAAGAGCAAGAAAGCATCGACGCCAGTTACGCCTTGCTGGAACTGGTGCGCTTGCAGGACTTCTGGAACGAAGCGGCCCGCAACCTGCCCTACGGAGCGCAGCGCCGCCTTGAAATTGCCCGCGCGCTGGCCACCGAGCCGCACATGCTGCTGCTGGACGAACCCGCCGCAGGCATGAACCCACAGGAAACCAATGAACTCAAGGAACTGGTCTGCTCCATTCGTGACGACCAGCAGCTTTCCATCCTGCTGATTGAACACGATATGGGCATGGTCATGTCCCTTTCGGATCGCATCTACGTTATGGAATACGGTTCGTGCATCGCCACCGGCAAACCCGAAGAAATACGCGCCAACCCGCGCGTCATCAAG